A genome region from Thalassococcus arenae includes the following:
- a CDS encoding putative glycolipid-binding domain-containing protein has translation MTGGPIARARWRALDREGEDYCSLAAHSAGFMLVGHARFRDRLGAAALDYVVRCDANWHTTSADVTGLHGSHEIKLHLARDGDDWELNGVAQPQVAGARDVDFGFSPATNLMPLRRLPQVGALPVRAAWLTLPGPRLDPLDQTYTRERGGYVRYQCPGTGFEAHLRVSACGFVSDYPDHWEAMDA, from the coding sequence ATGACCGGCGGGCCGATCGCCAGGGCCCGCTGGCGCGCCTTGGACCGCGAAGGCGAGGACTATTGCAGCCTCGCGGCGCATAGCGCCGGCTTCATGCTGGTCGGCCATGCCCGGTTTCGCGACAGGCTCGGTGCTGCGGCGCTCGACTACGTGGTGCGATGCGACGCGAATTGGCATACCACCAGCGCCGATGTGACCGGGCTTCACGGCAGCCACGAGATCAAGCTGCACCTGGCGCGCGATGGCGACGACTGGGAATTGAACGGCGTCGCCCAGCCGCAAGTGGCCGGCGCGCGGGATGTCGATTTCGGCTTCAGCCCGGCGACCAACCTGATGCCGCTGCGCCGCCTGCCGCAGGTCGGCGCCTTGCCCGTCCGCGCCGCCTGGTTGACGCTGCCGGGGCCACGACTGGACCCGCTGGACCAGACCTATACGCGCGAACGCGGCGGCTATGTCCGCTACCAATGCCCCGGTACGGGGTTCGAGGCGCATTTGCGCGTCTCCGCCTGCGGGTTCGTGTCAGACTATCCCGACCACTGGGAAGCGATGGATGCGTAG